One Malania oleifera isolate guangnan ecotype guangnan chromosome 10, ASM2987363v1, whole genome shotgun sequence genomic region harbors:
- the LOC131167116 gene encoding 17.4 kDa class III heat shock protein: protein MSPVADSRDFDGVAEVVNHLLNFPESPENFGFPSRANHTHESRGLGNMPVDILETPKDYIFYMDVPGLSKSDIHVTVEDKSTLVVRSGGKRKHEDGEEEGCKYLRLERRAPQKLMRKFRLPENSNTAAITAKCENGVLTVVVEKHPPPPKSKTVEVTIA, encoded by the exons ATGAGCCCAGTTGCGGATTCGAGAGACTTCGACGGGGTGGCTGAAGTAGTGAACCACCTGCTCAATTTCCCAGAAAGTCCCGAAAATTTTGGATTCCCATCGCGTGCTAATCACACTCATGAAAGCAGAGGCTTGGGTAACATGCCCGTGGACATTCTCGAAACGCCCAAGGACTACATTTTCTACATGGACGTCCCTGGTTTGTCCAAATCTGATATTCAT GTTACGGTGGAAGATAAGAGCACTCTGGTGGTGCGGAGCGGTGGAAAGAGGAAGCACGAGGACGGGGAGGAAGAAGGGTGCAAATATTTGAGGCTGGAGAGGAGGGCACCGCAGAAGCTGATGAGGAAGTTCCGGCTGCCGGAAAATTCGAACACGGCGGCTATAACGGCCAAATGTGAAAATGGGGTTCTGACGGTGGTGGTGGAGAAGCATCCTCCGCCCCCAAAGTCCAAGACGGTGGAAGTTACCATTGCCTGA